The sequence TCTGTTCTACACCCCGGGCGACTGCACCTACGAAATCGCCCGCCAGCTGTGCGAGCTGGACTTTGAGGATGGTTTTGCGCCGCTGCAGGGCCGCTTCGATGCCGTGCTCTTCGACGAGCTGCAGGATCTCGACGAAGCCGCCATGCTGGTGCTGCGCCATCTGGTGCGTGGCGGCAACGGGCGGTTTGTGGGAGCGGGCGACTTCAACCAGCACATTCTGCCCGGCGCCTTTTCGGTGTTTGGCGACGGCCAGGCCCGCATACGCCAGGAGCTGCCGGCCGACACCCTGGTGCTATCGCTCAGCACCACCTACCGCTTTGGCAACCGCATCTGCCAGGCCTTGAATCCCTTGTTCGCGGTGGATTTTTCGTCCCACTACCCGCGCAAGCCGGCCTGGTTCGAGCCGCTGCGCTACCGCGACGACGCCGACTGCGCCCGCCAGCTGCTGGCCATACACCAGAGCGTGCTGCAGCAGGGCCCCGACCACAGCGGCCAACCGCCGGCCCTGCATGTGGTGTTGCGCGCCCCCGAAGACACGGTGCTGCTGGAATGGATGTTTGCCCACGAAGGCGTGCACTACGCCTGCAAGGGCATGCAACGCTTCTACCAGCGCCCCGAGCTGGCCCTGGTGCTGACGCTGATGGCCGCCCTGCCCGGCTGCCGCAGCAGCGCGCTGCTGACCCAGGGCATCGTCAGCCACGCCCTCGCAGGACTGCAGCGCTATGTGCGTCGCAGCCGCGAACCCGATGGCGACATGCTGGCCAATGGCCAGTTCGACATGCCGGCCCTGGGCGACGATGTGATCGAGTTCGACAGCAAGGCCGTGGCCGCACAGCTGTTGGGCAGGCCCGACAAGCTGCGCCATTTCCTGGTCCACGCCAGTCCCGCACTTGATGCGCCCGTGGCCTCGGCCCTGATCGAGCGCCTGCTGGAGCTCCCCCCCGAAGCCTGCGCCGATGCCGGTGCGCTGTGCCAGCACCCGCTGCTGCTGCAGTTCTTTGAGCAAGCCCCCATCAGCCCGCAGGCGCTGCGCAGCTGCCTGGACAGCCTGCAGGCGCTGGCCCATATCTGCACCGGCCTGGCTGTGGACGAGTTTCTGGGCCGCCTGACGCTGATGGTCCAGGCCAGCATCCAGCAACACCAGCAGCGCGAAATCCCCAGCCTGCAGCTGCTCACCGTGGAACGCTGCAAAGGCCATGAATACGACAACGTGGCCGTCCCTCTGGTGGAACGCGGGCGCTTTCCGCGCAGCGTGGCCCGGCAAGACGCCTACCGCGAACGCAATATGCTCTACGTGGCCATGACCCGGGCCAGCAAGCGGCTGTGGCTGCTGGAGGGGGAGCGGCGGCCGGTCAGCCCCGGGCCGGTGTAGCGCCCGGCCTTGGCCATTGGCTTCAATGCACCTCCCCGTACAAGATCAACATTCCGAGGCCGGGACTCGCCCCGGCAGGCGAGATCCTTTCTTGCTCGTGCAAGAAAGGATCCAAAGTCCACGCCCTTCTATACCCGACCCCAGCGCTATCGCGCCGGGGCCGGGTATAGAAGGGGAAGGCGGGGACCGGATACCTGCCCTGCGTAGACTGCGCCGCAAACGAGCGCATTGCGCCCCACGGCATATTTGGGCTTCCATAGGGCTGTGCCATATCCACAGCCCATGAAACTGGCGCGCCTCCATGCCAGGGCACCGCGCAAGGGCCGCCCCGCCGCGCTGGTGCCGTCCCCCTCCGGCGCATAGCGCCAGAGAGGGGGAAGGCGCGCAGCGCCTCAGGGGGTGATTTCACAACCTCCTTCAAGAAAACTCACGCACAGCCGCGCGCCCTTAATCTACAGTGGCGGGCTATGAGCTTCGCCAGCCCCACCCCTACGCCCAGTGCACAAGAACGCGCTGCCCGCCAGGCCGAAGTGGTCGCCACCCTGAGCGCCCATGTGCCTGCCCACGCCTTGCTCTACCAGAGCGAGGACACCACGCCCTATGAGTGCGACGGCCTCACCGCCTACCGCCAGCGCCCGCTGGTGGTCTGCCTGCCCGAAACCTATGCTCAGGTGCAAGCCGTGCTCAAGGCCTGCCATGCCATCCAGGTGCCCGTGGTGGCGCGCGGTGCAGGCACGGGCCTGTCGGGCGGGGCCATGCCCCATGCCATGGGCGTGACGCTGTCGCTGGCCAAGTTCAACCAGATTCTGAAAGTGGATGCCCACAGCCGCACGGCCCTGGTGCAATGCGGTGTGCGCAACCTGGCCATCAGCGAAGCCGCCTCGCCTTTCGGCCTGTACTACGCGCCCGACCCCAGCAGCCAGATTGCCTGCACCATAGGCGGCAATGTGGCCGAGAACTCCGGCGGCGTGCACTGCCTGAAATACGGCCTCACCGTGCACAACGTGCTGAAGGTAAAGGGTTTCACCATTGAGGGCGATGCGGTGGAGTTCGGCTCCGACGCGCTGGATGCCCCCGGCTACGACCTGCTGGCCGCCATGATCGGCAGCGAAGGCATGCTGGCCGTGGCCACCGAAGTCACCGTCAAGCTCATACCCAAGCCCCAGTTGGCGCGCTGCATCATGGCCAGCTTTGACGATGTGCGCAAAGCCGGCGACGCCGTGGCCGCCGTGATTGCTGCCGGCATCATTCCGGCCGGGTTGGAGATGATGGACAAGCCCATGACCGCCGCCGTGGAGGACTTCGTCAAGGCCGGCTACGACCTGACGGCCGAGGCCATTTTGCTGTGCGAATCCGACGGCACGCCCGAAGAGGTGGAAGAGGAAATCGGCCGCATGAGCGCCGTGCTGACCGCGGCCGGCGCCACCGCCATCACCGTGAGCAACAGCGAGGAAGAGCGCATGCGTTTCTGGAGCGGGCGCAAGAACGCCTTCCCCGCCAGCGGCCGCATCAGCCCGGACTATATGTGCATGGACTCCACCATCCCGCGCAAGCGCCTGGCCGACATCCTGCTGGCCATCCAGGAGATGGAGCAGAAATACCAGCTGCGCTGCGCCAATGTCTTCCACGCCGGCGACGGCAATCTGCACCCGCTGATTCTGTTCGACGCCAACGACCCGGACGAGCTGCACCGCTGCGAGCTGTTCGGCGCCGACATCCTGGAAACCAGCGTGGCCATGGGCGGCACGGTGACGGGCGAGCATGGCGTGGGCGTGGAAAAGCTCAACAGCATGTGCACCCAGTTCACCACCGAAGAGAATCTGCAGATGTTCGCGCTGAAGGCGGCCTTCGACCCCGCAGGCCTGCTCAACCCCGGCAAGGTGATCCCCACCCACAACCGCTGCGCCGAGTACGGCAAGATGCTGGTGCGCGGCGGCCAGATCAGCCACCCCGATCTGCCGCGTTTTTAAACACCCATCCTGGGCCCGCGCCAGCGCAGGCGTGGGCCCAACCCTGGGGGCAGATGCCCCTGTACCCTTCACACCGCCCTTCCGCCGCCCGCAGCTTGGGCGGCGCTGCGCCCCTCCAACAGCCGTCGTTTGCCTCATCCGCTGATGGCGGCATGCCTGTGTGCAGCAGCAGATTACCGATTCGTTAAAAACCAACCGGTCGGTAACAGTCTTGATCTAGCTCAAGACCGCTCATCCCTCGCAGCTCCACACTTGTCTACAAGCTGCCCCTTGCCATGTCCCATGGCTTGCCTGGGACTGGCCATTTGGGATGCCTTGCAATGAACACATTTGCCACCTTGCCCTTTTCCCGCCCCGTCACCTGGGCGGCCATGGGGCTGTGTGCCGCCTTGCTGGCCGGCTGCGCTCCGGGTGCCCGGCCACTGGCCCAGCCGGATGCGGCTGTCCTGCCCAGCCAGTGGCCGGCCGACAGCCCCCTGGGCCGCAGCGGGGCCGCAGCGCTGCCCGACTGGGGCGCCTTGGTACAAGACCCCACGTTGACCCGGCTGCAACAGCAGGCCCTGCTCCACAACCACGACCTGCGCCTGGCGCTGCTGCGCGTGGAAGAAGCGCGTGCCGCCCATGGCATTCAGCGGGCCGACCGCTTCCCCACCATCGGCGTGGGCAGCAGCCATGGCCGCGCCCGGGTGCCGGGTGACCTGAACGTCAGCGGCCGCCCGGTGATTGGCAGCGACCACGAGGTTTTTGTGGGCCTGAGCAGCTGGGAGCTGGACCTCTGGGGCCGCGTACGCAGCCTGGACCAGGCCGCCATGCAGCAATACCTGGCCACAGAAGCCGGCGCCCGCGCCACACGGCTGAGCCTGCTGGGCCAGGTGGCCCGCAGCTATCTTGCATTGCGTGAAATGGACGAGCGCCTGCAGCTGGCACGCAGCACGGTGGAAACCCGTGCGGAGACGCTGCGCATCTTCACGCGCCGCTATGAAGTGGGTAGCACCTCCAAATACGCCCTGACCCAGGTGCAAAGCCTGCACCACCAGGCCCTGTCGCTGGCCGTGTCGCTGGAGCAGGCACGTGCCCCCATTGCCCACGCCCTGGCACAGATGACCGGCCAGGACATGGCCCAGTTGCCCGCCGCTGCGCGCGGTGCACTGATCTTCCGCGAAGTCCCTGCCGGCCTGCCCTCAAGCCTGTTGCAGGCCCGGCCCGACATCGTGGCGGCCGAGCACCAGCTGCAGGCCGCCCATGCCCAGGTGAGCGCCGCACGCGCCGCCTTTTTCCCGCGCATTGCCCTGACCGGCAGCTGGGGCACGGCCAGCGCCCAGCTCGACGGCCTGTTCGATTCCGGCAGCCGGGCCTGGAGTTTTGCGCCCAGCATCTCGCTGCCGATTTTTGACGGCGGCCGCCGCAGCGCCAATCTGGACTTGGCCGCCGTGCGCCAGCACAGCGCCGTGGTGGGCTACGAGCAGCGCGTGCAAACCGCCTTCCGCGAAGTGGCCGACGCCCTGGCCGCCCGCCACAGCCTGGCCCAGCAAACCCTGGTGCAGCAGGACAACCTCAAGGCCTTGCAGGAACGTGCCCGCCTGGCCCAGCTGCGCTATGACAACGGCGCCTCGCCCTATCTGGATGTGCTGGACGCCCAGCGCGATCTGCTGACCGCCGCACAGCAAGCCGTGCAAGCCCATTACGCCCTGCAGACCGCCCAGGTCAGCCTCTACACCGCCCTGGGGGGTGCACCACAAGCCGCTGCGGATTCCGCCAGCGCAGCCCCCTCCACCACCGCCCCCACCACCCACTGAGACCTCTGCCATGCCTCTGTCCCCCTCTACCAAGAAGACGCTGACCCTGGTGGCCGTGGCCGCCGCCCTGGTGCTGGCCGGCGGCTACGCCTGGAAGCAATGGCAGGCCAGCCATGCCAATGAAGGCCTGGCCGGCGGCAACGGCCGCATCGAGGCCACCGAAATCGACGTGGCCACCAAACTCGGTGGCCGGGTCGATGAGGTCCTGGTCACCGAAGGTGCTTTTGTGAAGGCTGGCGAGCCCTTGGCCCGCATGCAGATCTACACGCTGCAGGCCCAGCATGCCGAAGCCGTCGCCGGCAAGGACCGCGCCGTGCATGGCGTGGCCGCTGCCCGCGCCCAGGTGGCGCTGCGTGAAAGCGACCATGCAGCCGCCCAAGCCATGATCAGCCAGCGCGAAGCCGAGCTGGACGCGGCCCGCCGCCGCCTGGCCCGCTCCGAAACCCTGACCAAGGAAGGCGCCAGCGCCGTGCAGGAGCTGGACGACGACCGCGCCCGCGTGCGCAGCGCCGAGGCTGCGCTCAAGGCCACCCAGGCCCAGGCCGCAGCGGCCAAGTCCGCCATCGAAGCGGCCCAGGCCAATGTCACCGGCGCCGACTCCTCGGTCAAAGCCGCCGCCGCCACGGTGCAGCGCATCGATGCCGAGCTGGACGACAGCACCCTGGTGGCCCCGCGCGACGGGCGCGTGCAGTTCCGCCTGGCCCAGCCTGGCGAGGTGCTGGGCGCCGGCGGCAAGGTGCTGAACCTGGTGGACCTGGCAGATGTCTACATGAGCTTCTTCCTGCCCGAAACCGTGGCCGGCCGTGTGGCCCTGGGCGCGGATGTGCGCATCGTGCTGGACGCCGCGCCGCAGTGGGTGATCCCCGCCAAGGTGAGCTTTGTGGCCAGCACCGCCCAGTTCACGCCCAAGACGGTGGAGACCGCCAGCGAGCGTCAAAAACTCATGTTCCGCGTCAAGGCCCAGATCGATCCGCAGCTGCTGCAAAAGCATTTGCAGCAGGTCAAGACCGGCCTGCCCGGCCAGGCCTGGGTGCTGGCCGAGCCCGGTGCGCAATGGCCGGCCCATCTGCAGGTGAAGTTGCCGGAGTAAGAAGGCATGGCCCAGGCGCACCCCTCTTCCCCCCCGGCTGGCACAGCCTCCGTGGCCAGTCTGCGCAATGTGCGGCTGCGCTACGGCGCCACCGAGGCATTGCGCGACATCACGCTGGACATTCCTGCCGGCGGCATGGTGGGCCTGATAGGCCCTGACGGCGTGGGCAAATCCAGCCTGCTGTCACTGCTGGCCGGTGCCCGTGCGGTGCAGGAGGGCGAAGTCTTTGCCCTGGGCGGCGACATGGCCAGCCGCACCCACCGCAACGCGGTCTGCCCGCGCATTGCCTATATGCCCCAGGGCCTGGGCAAAAACCTCTACCCCACGCTGTCGGTGGAAGAGAATTTGCAGTTCTTCGGCCGCCTGTTCGGCCACAACGCGGCCGAGCGCCGCGCCCGCATTGACGACCTGACGCAAAGCACCGGCCTGTACAAGTTCTTGCAGCGCCCGGCGGGCAAGCTCTCGGGCGGCATGAAACAAAAGCTGGGGCTGTGCTGCGCACTGATCCACGACCCGGATCTGCTGATCCTGGACGAGCCCACCACCGGCGTGGACCCGCTGGCACGCGCCCAGTTCTGGGACCTGATCCAGCGCATCCGCATCACACGCCCCCATATGAGCGTGCTGGTGGCCACGGCCTATATGGACGAGGCCCAGCGCTTTGGCTGGCTGGTGGCCATGGACGACGGCCAGGTGCTGGCCACCGGCACCCCTGCCGAGCTGCTGGCGCAAACGCAGACCCAGTCGCTGGAGGCAGCCTTTATCGCCCTGCTGCCGGAGTCGCGCAAGCGCGGCCATGCCGAGGTGGTGATTCCGCCCCTGCCCGACAGCGTCGACGGTGTGGATGACATTGCCATCGAAGCCCAGGACCTGACCATGCGTTTTGGCGACTTTGTGGCCGTGGACCATGTGAACTTCCGCATCCGCCGGGGCGAGATTTTTGGCTTTCTCGGCTCCAACGGCTGCGGCAAGTCCACCACCATGAAGATGCTCACCGGCTTGCTGCCGGCCAGCGAAGGCCAGGCCAGCCTGTTCGGCCAGGCCGTGAACCCCAAGGACATCGCCACGCGCCGGCGCGTGGGCTATATGTCGCAGGCGTTTTCGCTGTATGGCGAGCTGACGGTGGAGCAAAACCTGGTGCTGCATGCCCAGCTGTTCCACGTCCCTGAAAGCCAGGTGCCGGCGCGCGTGCAGGAAATGCTGGAGCGCTTCGGCCTGACCGAAGAACGCCAGGCCCTGCCCGAGAAACTGCCCCTGGGCCTGCGCCAGCGCCTGTCGCTGGCCGTGGCCATGGTGCACCGCCCCGAACTGCTGATTCTGGACGAGCCCACCTCGGGCGTGGACCCGGTGGCGCGCGACCAGTTCTGGCGCCTGCTGGTGGAGCTGTCGCGCCGCGACCAGGTGACCATCTTCATCTCCACCCACTTCATGAACGAGGCCGCGCGCTGCGACCGCATGTCCATGATGCACGCCGGCAAGGTGCTGGACAGCGACACGCCCGCCGCCCTCACGGCCAAGCGCGGCGCAGCCACGCTGGAGGAGGCCTTCATCGGCTATCTGGTCGAGGCTTCGGGCGAAGCCGCCCCCCAGCTCGACGCCCAGCCTGCTCCGAAAAAAGAAGCAGCCTCTGCACAGACATCCAGTGTTTCAGCATCACAGGCATCTGAAACCCAGGCAACCAAAGCACAGGATGCTGCGATTTCTGCAGCACCCTCCGCCCACGCTCACGCAGCCCGGCCTGCGCGCTTCAGCCTGCAAAGGCTGTGGAGCTATCTGTGGCGCGAAGCGCTGGAGCTGCAGCGCGACCCGGTGCGCGCCACGCTGGCCCTGGTGGGCTCGCTGGTGCTGATGGTGGTGATCGGCTTTGGCATCAGCATGGACGTGGAAGACCTGAAGTTCGCCGTGCTGGACCGCGACCAGAGCACACTGAGCCAGAGCTACACACAAAGCCTTTCGGGCTCGCGTTACTTCATCGAGCAGCCCCCGCTGACCTCGTATGAAGACCTGGACCAGCGCATGCGCGCCGGCCAGATTGCGCTGGCCATCGAGATCCCGCCCGGCTTTGGCCGCGATGTGCTGCGCGGCAGCCCGGTGGCCGTGGCCGCCTGGTTCGACGGCGCCATGCCCCAGCGCGGCGAAACCATCAAGGGCTATGTGCAAGGCATGCACCAGACCTGGCTGGTGCAGCAGCTGCGCGAGCGCACCGGCATGCGCCCGGCCAGTGCCGTCAGCGTGGAAACCCGCTTTCGCTACAACCCCGACGTGAAGAGCCTGCCCGCCATCGTGCCGGCCGTGATCCCGCTGTTGATGCTGATGCTGCCGGCCATGCTCACGGCCCTGGCCGTGGTGCGGGAAAAAGAGCTGGGCTCCATCGTCAACCTGTATGTGACACCGGTGACGCGCACCGAATTCCTGGTGGGCAAGCAACTGCCCTATGTGGCCCTGGCCTTGCTGAACTATTTGCTGATGTGTGCCATGGCGGTGTTCGTCTTTGACGTGGTGCCCAAGGGCAGCCTGCTCACGCTGACACTGGCGGCCTTCTTGCTCAGCATCATCGCCACAGGCATGGGCCTGCTGGCATCGGCCGTCACGCGCAGCCAGATCGCTGCCATGTTCTTTGCCATCCTGGGCACGCTGATCCCGGCCGTGCAGTTCTCCGGCCTGCTGGACCCAGTGTCTGCCCTGGAAGGCGCCGGCCGCTGGATTGGCGAGGCCTACCCCGCCACCTATATGTTCATCATCAGCCGAGGCGTGTTCAGCAAGTCCCTGGGCATGTCCGATCTGAGCGCCGCCTTCTGGCCTCTGCTGCTGATGATTCCGGTGATCATGGGCATTGCGATTTGGGCGCTGCCCAAGCAAGAAAAATGACGATGGAACACCCCCCTGAGTCGCTACGCGCCTTCCCCCCGCTCTCGCATCGCGTTGCGATGCGGGCAGGGGGACGACACCAGCGCGGCGGGGCGGCCCTTGCGCGGTGTCCCTGGCGAATGGGGTCTCAGCATGCGATATGCCTGTGCTGTAGGGCCAAGGCCTCAGGCATGTGGAATGTCGGCCGGAGCGAGCATGCGCAGCACAGCGGGGCTCCGTTTCACCACCACAACGCCCAGACAGCGCTTCAGGCGCGGCGTGCGTCCGCAGACAGTACTGGGGTACGGCCAGGGCGCGCAACAAAGCATGAAGCGCTGTATGGGCGCTTCCAAACGAATCACACACCCAAGTCCTTCAACAAAGTATTGGGAGTCCAACCATGCTGCATAGTTTGAAAAATATTTGGCGCTTGGGCGTGAAGGAACTGTGGAGCCTGTGGCGCGATCCTGTGATGCTGCTGCTCATCGTCTACACCTTCACGCTGTCGGTCTACACCGCCGCCACGGCCATGCCGGAGACGCTGCACCACGCACCGATTGCCATCGTCGACCAGGACCAGTCGCCGCTGTCGGCGCGCATTGCCTCGGCGTTCTATCCGCCGCAGTTCATGCCGCCGCAGATGCTGGACTGGCAGCAGGTGGACCCCGGCATGGATGCCGGCAGCTTCAGCTTTGCATTGACCATTCCCCCCGGTTTCCAGCGCGATGTGCTGGCCGGCAAAAAAACCGAGCTGCAGCTGAATGTGGACGCCACGCGCATGAGCCAGGCGTTTTCGGGCAGCGGCTATATCCAGCAGATCGCGCTGGCCGAGGTCAATGAATTTGTGCAGCGCCACCGCCAGGCCACGGCGCTGCCGGTGGACCTGGAAATCCGCGCGCGCTTCAATCCCTCGCTGAACAAGATCTGGTTTGGCGGGCTGATGCAGATCATCAACAACGTGACCATGCTGTCCATCATCCTCACCGGCGCGGCCCTGATCCGCGAACGCGAGCACGGCACCATCGAGCATTTGCTGGTGATGCCGGTCACGCCCACCGAGATCATGCTGGCCAAGGTCTGGTCCATGGGCGCGGTGGTGCTGCTGGCCGTGGGCGTGTCGCTGAACCTGGTGGTGCGCGGCCTGCTGCAAGTGCCCATCGAGGGCAGCCTGCTGCTGTTCATGGCCGGTGCGGCGCTGTGCCTTTTTGCCACCACCTCCATGGGCATCTTCATGGCCACGGTGGCGCGCTCCATGCCGCAGTTCGGCCTGCTGATGGTGCTCACCCTGCTGCCGCTGCAGCTGCTGTCGGGCGGCATGACACCGCGCGAATCCATGCCCCAGCTGGTGCAGGACATCATGCAGCTGGCACCCACCACCCACTTTGTGGAACTGGGCCAGGCCATTCTCTACCGCGGTGCCGGCCTGGAAGTGGTGTGGAAGCCCTTCCTGGCACTGGCAGCCATCGGCAGCACGCTGTTTGCGCTGTCGCTGGCGCGCTTTCGCAAAACCATCAGCCAGATGGCCTGAGCACCGCTCACGGCGCCTTGCTGCACCCCATCAAATGCAAGGCCAATGTCTGGTAGGCCGGTAGCGATGTGGCATCGTTGGCCGCATTGCCGGCCACCGGGTGCGAGGCAAAGCGGGCAATCACCATCTCCGCTTTGGGATCGATGTAAATGGTCTGCCCATGCACACCCCGCGCGGCAAAAGCGCCATGGCTGTTGTGCGTGACCCACCACATATTCCGGTACGACCAGCCGGGCAGCTGGCTGTATCCGGCCTGGGCAAAAGCGGCCTTGTCACCGCCGCGCTGAATGTCGGCCACGGCAGCAGCCGGCAGAATGCGTCGGCCCTGGAACACACCACCGTTGCGGACCATTTCGCCAAAGCGTGCCATATCGCGCAGGCCCAAGTTCAAACCGCCACCGGCAAACGGCGTACCTGTGGAGTCCACGCTCATATAGGCGTCTTGCTCCGCGCCCAGCTTGCTCCA comes from Comamonas sp. GB3 AK4-5 and encodes:
- a CDS encoding UvrD-helicase domain-containing protein, yielding MTEPQDLAFKKRYPTLEQNEVLNATASSVLISALAGTGKTTTLAIKAADLIRHHGASRILMLAYSDAGLAAMAQRLQQFAPQAAPALQILTVEQLCAQLLQEQGDPLLCITEPLQRQLLIRQAHSALLQDQALHTTPELAEFLSHALDVPAFLRFEALAKQQLLLRSIDNAGLSPLQYCREHALDYGLYLLLAKYERLRVGLNDEALFYTPGDCTYEIARQLCELDFEDGFAPLQGRFDAVLFDELQDLDEAAMLVLRHLVRGGNGRFVGAGDFNQHILPGAFSVFGDGQARIRQELPADTLVLSLSTTYRFGNRICQALNPLFAVDFSSHYPRKPAWFEPLRYRDDADCARQLLAIHQSVLQQGPDHSGQPPALHVVLRAPEDTVLLEWMFAHEGVHYACKGMQRFYQRPELALVLTLMAALPGCRSSALLTQGIVSHALAGLQRYVRRSREPDGDMLANGQFDMPALGDDVIEFDSKAVAAQLLGRPDKLRHFLVHASPALDAPVASALIERLLELPPEACADAGALCQHPLLLQFFEQAPISPQALRSCLDSLQALAHICTGLAVDEFLGRLTLMVQASIQQHQQREIPSLQLLTVERCKGHEYDNVAVPLVERGRFPRSVARQDAYRERNMLYVAMTRASKRLWLLEGERRPVSPGPV
- a CDS encoding FAD-linked oxidase C-terminal domain-containing protein, coding for MSFASPTPTPSAQERAARQAEVVATLSAHVPAHALLYQSEDTTPYECDGLTAYRQRPLVVCLPETYAQVQAVLKACHAIQVPVVARGAGTGLSGGAMPHAMGVTLSLAKFNQILKVDAHSRTALVQCGVRNLAISEAASPFGLYYAPDPSSQIACTIGGNVAENSGGVHCLKYGLTVHNVLKVKGFTIEGDAVEFGSDALDAPGYDLLAAMIGSEGMLAVATEVTVKLIPKPQLARCIMASFDDVRKAGDAVAAVIAAGIIPAGLEMMDKPMTAAVEDFVKAGYDLTAEAILLCESDGTPEEVEEEIGRMSAVLTAAGATAITVSNSEEERMRFWSGRKNAFPASGRISPDYMCMDSTIPRKRLADILLAIQEMEQKYQLRCANVFHAGDGNLHPLILFDANDPDELHRCELFGADILETSVAMGGTVTGEHGVGVEKLNSMCTQFTTEENLQMFALKAAFDPAGLLNPGKVIPTHNRCAEYGKMLVRGGQISHPDLPRF
- a CDS encoding efflux transporter outer membrane subunit, with the protein product MNTFATLPFSRPVTWAAMGLCAALLAGCAPGARPLAQPDAAVLPSQWPADSPLGRSGAAALPDWGALVQDPTLTRLQQQALLHNHDLRLALLRVEEARAAHGIQRADRFPTIGVGSSHGRARVPGDLNVSGRPVIGSDHEVFVGLSSWELDLWGRVRSLDQAAMQQYLATEAGARATRLSLLGQVARSYLALREMDERLQLARSTVETRAETLRIFTRRYEVGSTSKYALTQVQSLHHQALSLAVSLEQARAPIAHALAQMTGQDMAQLPAAARGALIFREVPAGLPSSLLQARPDIVAAEHQLQAAHAQVSAARAAFFPRIALTGSWGTASAQLDGLFDSGSRAWSFAPSISLPIFDGGRRSANLDLAAVRQHSAVVGYEQRVQTAFREVADALAARHSLAQQTLVQQDNLKALQERARLAQLRYDNGASPYLDVLDAQRDLLTAAQQAVQAHYALQTAQVSLYTALGGAPQAAADSASAAPSTTAPTTH
- a CDS encoding HlyD family secretion protein, producing the protein MPLSPSTKKTLTLVAVAAALVLAGGYAWKQWQASHANEGLAGGNGRIEATEIDVATKLGGRVDEVLVTEGAFVKAGEPLARMQIYTLQAQHAEAVAGKDRAVHGVAAARAQVALRESDHAAAQAMISQREAELDAARRRLARSETLTKEGASAVQELDDDRARVRSAEAALKATQAQAAAAKSAIEAAQANVTGADSSVKAAAATVQRIDAELDDSTLVAPRDGRVQFRLAQPGEVLGAGGKVLNLVDLADVYMSFFLPETVAGRVALGADVRIVLDAAPQWVIPAKVSFVASTAQFTPKTVETASERQKLMFRVKAQIDPQLLQKHLQQVKTGLPGQAWVLAEPGAQWPAHLQVKLPE
- the rbbA gene encoding ribosome-associated ATPase/putative transporter RbbA, yielding MAQAHPSSPPAGTASVASLRNVRLRYGATEALRDITLDIPAGGMVGLIGPDGVGKSSLLSLLAGARAVQEGEVFALGGDMASRTHRNAVCPRIAYMPQGLGKNLYPTLSVEENLQFFGRLFGHNAAERRARIDDLTQSTGLYKFLQRPAGKLSGGMKQKLGLCCALIHDPDLLILDEPTTGVDPLARAQFWDLIQRIRITRPHMSVLVATAYMDEAQRFGWLVAMDDGQVLATGTPAELLAQTQTQSLEAAFIALLPESRKRGHAEVVIPPLPDSVDGVDDIAIEAQDLTMRFGDFVAVDHVNFRIRRGEIFGFLGSNGCGKSTTMKMLTGLLPASEGQASLFGQAVNPKDIATRRRVGYMSQAFSLYGELTVEQNLVLHAQLFHVPESQVPARVQEMLERFGLTEERQALPEKLPLGLRQRLSLAVAMVHRPELLILDEPTSGVDPVARDQFWRLLVELSRRDQVTIFISTHFMNEAARCDRMSMMHAGKVLDSDTPAALTAKRGAATLEEAFIGYLVEASGEAAPQLDAQPAPKKEAASAQTSSVSASQASETQATKAQDAAISAAPSAHAHAARPARFSLQRLWSYLWREALELQRDPVRATLALVGSLVLMVVIGFGISMDVEDLKFAVLDRDQSTLSQSYTQSLSGSRYFIEQPPLTSYEDLDQRMRAGQIALAIEIPPGFGRDVLRGSPVAVAAWFDGAMPQRGETIKGYVQGMHQTWLVQQLRERTGMRPASAVSVETRFRYNPDVKSLPAIVPAVIPLLMLMLPAMLTALAVVREKELGSIVNLYVTPVTRTEFLVGKQLPYVALALLNYLLMCAMAVFVFDVVPKGSLLTLTLAAFLLSIIATGMGLLASAVTRSQIAAMFFAILGTLIPAVQFSGLLDPVSALEGAGRWIGEAYPATYMFIISRGVFSKSLGMSDLSAAFWPLLLMIPVIMGIAIWALPKQEK
- a CDS encoding ABC transporter permease, which gives rise to MLHSLKNIWRLGVKELWSLWRDPVMLLLIVYTFTLSVYTAATAMPETLHHAPIAIVDQDQSPLSARIASAFYPPQFMPPQMLDWQQVDPGMDAGSFSFALTIPPGFQRDVLAGKKTELQLNVDATRMSQAFSGSGYIQQIALAEVNEFVQRHRQATALPVDLEIRARFNPSLNKIWFGGLMQIINNVTMLSIILTGAALIREREHGTIEHLLVMPVTPTEIMLAKVWSMGAVVLLAVGVSLNLVVRGLLQVPIEGSLLLFMAGAALCLFATTSMGIFMATVARSMPQFGLLMVLTLLPLQLLSGGMTPRESMPQLVQDIMQLAPTTHFVELGQAILYRGAGLEVVWKPFLALAAIGSTLFALSLARFRKTISQMA